One genomic segment of Rivularia sp. PCC 7116 includes these proteins:
- a CDS encoding aldehyde oxygenase (deformylating): protein MQELISPSELDYRSETYKSAFSRINAIVVEGEQEAYENYLSLGQLLPDKKDDLVRLSKMEMRHKKGFQACAKNLEVTADMEFAKEFFAQLHQNFQEAAAEGKVVTCLLIQSLIIECFAIAAYHIFIPVADDFSRKITEGVVKDEYTHLNFGEVWLKEHFEESKAELEEANAQNLPIVWKMLNEVETDAEVMAMPKDALVEDFMIQYGEALSNIGFTTRDIMRLSAYGLRAA from the coding sequence ATGCAGGAGCTTATATCCCCATCTGAACTTGATTATCGCAGCGAAACATATAAAAGTGCTTTCAGCCGCATTAATGCAATTGTGGTTGAAGGAGAGCAAGAAGCATACGAAAATTATTTATCACTGGGGCAATTGCTACCAGATAAGAAAGATGATTTAGTTCGTCTCTCTAAAATGGAGATGCGCCACAAGAAAGGTTTTCAAGCTTGTGCTAAAAATCTTGAGGTAACGGCGGATATGGAATTTGCTAAGGAGTTTTTTGCTCAACTGCATCAAAACTTCCAAGAAGCTGCCGCAGAAGGTAAAGTCGTTACCTGCTTATTAATTCAATCTTTGATTATCGAATGTTTTGCGATCGCTGCTTATCACATTTTTATTCCAGTAGCAGATGATTTTTCTCGCAAAATTACAGAAGGTGTTGTTAAAGACGAATATACTCACCTCAACTTTGGAGAAGTTTGGCTAAAAGAGCATTTTGAAGAATCTAAAGCCGAATTAGAAGAAGCAAACGCTCAAAACCTTCCTATCGTTTGGAAGATGCTCAATGAAGTAGAAACAGACGCTGAAGTAATGGCAATGCCTAAAGATGCTTTAGTAGAAGACTTTATGATTCAATACGGAGAAGCTTTAAGTAATATTGGCTTTACGACTCGCGATATCATGCGTCTTTCTGCATACGGTCTTAGAGCTGCTTAA
- a CDS encoding long-chain acyl-[acyl-carrier-protein] reductase — MFGLIGHLTSLEHAQRVALELGYPEYADQGLDFWCSAPPQIVDNITVTSVTGQKIEGRYVESCFLPEMLANRRMKAATRKILNAMAHAQKNGINITALGGFSSIIFENFKLEQFPQIRNIKLEFERFTTGNTHTAYIICRQVEQASKKLGIELDKATVAVCGATGDIGSAVCRWLDAKTNVKDLLLIARNAERLSSLQSDLGRGKIMGLEEALPLADIIVWVASMPKGMEIDSTVLKKPCLLIDGGYPKNLGTKVQHPEIHVLNGGIVEHSLDIDWKIMNIVNMDVPARQLFACFAESMLLEFEKLYTNFSWGRNQITVEKMEQIGKVSVKHGFRPLLV, encoded by the coding sequence ATGTTTGGTCTAATCGGACATCTTACAAGTTTAGAACACGCTCAAAGAGTAGCTTTGGAATTAGGTTACCCAGAATATGCCGACCAAGGCTTAGATTTCTGGTGTAGTGCCCCGCCTCAAATAGTCGATAATATTACGGTGACAAGTGTAACCGGACAAAAAATCGAGGGGCGGTATGTCGAATCTTGCTTTTTACCAGAAATGCTGGCAAACCGCCGCATGAAAGCTGCTACTCGTAAAATCCTGAATGCGATGGCTCATGCTCAAAAGAATGGTATAAATATTACAGCTTTAGGCGGTTTTTCCTCGATTATCTTTGAGAATTTTAAGTTAGAGCAATTCCCTCAAATCCGCAACATAAAATTGGAGTTTGAACGGTTTACTACGGGAAATACTCATACTGCTTACATTATTTGTCGGCAAGTAGAGCAAGCCTCAAAGAAACTTGGCATAGAACTCGATAAAGCAACAGTTGCGGTATGTGGTGCTACAGGAGATATTGGTAGCGCCGTTTGTCGTTGGTTGGATGCAAAAACAAATGTCAAGGATTTACTATTAATTGCGCGTAATGCCGAGCGCCTTTCATCCTTGCAATCTGACCTAGGGCGTGGAAAAATAATGGGTTTAGAGGAAGCGTTACCTCTAGCAGATATTATTGTTTGGGTTGCCAGTATGCCCAAAGGTATGGAGATTGACTCGACGGTGTTGAAGAAACCTTGCTTGCTAATTGATGGTGGCTATCCTAAAAATTTAGGAACTAAAGTTCAGCATCCCGAGATACACGTACTCAACGGCGGCATTGTAGAACATTCTCTTGATATTGATTGGAAAATCATGAACATTGTCAATATGGATGTTCCAGCACGTCAACTCTTTGCTTGTTTTGCCGAATCAATGCTGCTTGAATTTGAAAAGTTATATACTAACTTTTCTTGGGGACGCAATCAGATTACCGTAGAGAAAATGGAGCAAATTGGTAAAGTTTCCGTTAAACACGGATTTCGCCCGCTGCTGGTGTGA
- a CDS encoding acetyl-CoA carboxylase carboxyltransferase subunit alpha — protein MATQERKPLLLDFEKPLAELANRIEQIRKLAEENGVDVTSQIHQLEARATQLREEIFSSLSPTQRLQVARHPRRPSTLDYVQAITDEWIELHGDRCGSDDPALVGGLARLGNQPVVILGHQKGRDTKDNIARNFGMASPGGYRKALRLMEHANKFGMPIITFIDTPGALPTVIAEQQGQGEAIAYNLRQMFSYDVPIICTVIGEGGSGGALGIGIGDRVMMFEHAVYTVATPEACAAILWKDAAKAPQATSALKIISHDLKNLGIIDQILTEPIGGAHSNPLQAAKTLKGALQENLEVLNNLTSQERKELRYQRFRKMGVFTEAAH, from the coding sequence ATGGCTACACAAGAGCGTAAACCGCTACTTTTAGACTTTGAAAAGCCTCTAGCAGAATTAGCAAATCGAATTGAGCAGATTCGTAAACTTGCGGAAGAAAATGGTGTTGATGTAACGTCACAGATACATCAATTAGAAGCACGTGCTACGCAGTTACGTGAAGAAATTTTCAGCAGTCTTTCGCCTACACAGCGCCTACAAGTTGCTCGTCACCCGCGCCGCCCTAGTACTCTAGACTACGTCCAAGCAATTACTGATGAATGGATAGAATTACACGGAGATAGATGTGGTTCGGACGATCCAGCTTTAGTGGGTGGATTAGCTCGCTTGGGAAATCAACCTGTAGTAATTTTAGGTCATCAGAAAGGACGGGATACAAAAGATAATATCGCCCGTAACTTTGGTATGGCTTCTCCTGGGGGATATCGTAAAGCTTTACGATTGATGGAACATGCCAATAAATTTGGAATGCCTATCATCACTTTTATTGATACTCCCGGCGCTTTACCTACCGTGATCGCCGAACAACAAGGGCAAGGTGAAGCGATTGCTTACAACTTACGACAAATGTTTTCTTATGATGTACCAATTATCTGCACCGTAATCGGTGAAGGTGGTTCCGGTGGAGCGCTCGGGATTGGAATCGGCGATCGCGTCATGATGTTTGAACATGCCGTATACACCGTTGCAACACCTGAAGCCTGTGCGGCAATTTTGTGGAAAGACGCAGCTAAAGCTCCTCAAGCAACATCAGCTTTAAAAATTATTTCTCACGACTTGAAAAATTTAGGCATTATCGATCAAATATTAACAGAACCAATCGGTGGCGCTCATTCCAACCCCTTGCAAGCCGCGAAAACACTCAAAGGAGCGCTACAAGAAAATTTAGAAGTACTCAACAATTTAACATCTCAAGAAAGAAAAGAACTACGCTATCAAAGATTTCGTAAAATGGGAGTTTTCACCGAAGCCGCCCATTGA
- a CDS encoding SDR family oxidoreductase yields MSELKKRALITGASSGIGKQTALAFASSGIDVALLGRSEQKLAAVENAVKKHGVNAKTYVVDLANVSQVQENMRQIVLDFGNIDILVNNAGMGYTATLSQTPLSDWQQVIDLNLTSVFECIKGILPSMREQNRGTIINVASIAGKQAFANWGAYSVSKAGVIALSQALAQEERNNGIRVTAICPGAVNTEIWDTKTVNADFDRSNMLTPEIVAQSILHTVLLPKQAVVDELTLMPSAGVL; encoded by the coding sequence ATGAGCGAACTAAAAAAACGCGCTTTGATTACAGGCGCGAGCAGCGGTATTGGTAAACAAACAGCTTTGGCATTCGCATCTTCAGGTATAGACGTTGCGCTACTTGGTCGTTCGGAACAAAAGTTAGCAGCAGTAGAAAATGCCGTCAAAAAACACGGTGTAAATGCTAAAACTTATGTTGTGGATTTGGCAAATGTATCTCAAGTCCAAGAAAATATGCGTCAAATAGTCCTTGACTTTGGTAACATAGATATTCTTGTGAACAATGCTGGTATGGGTTATACCGCCACATTGAGTCAAACACCTTTATCCGACTGGCAGCAAGTAATCGATTTGAATCTTACAAGTGTATTTGAATGCATTAAGGGAATTTTACCCTCAATGCGCGAGCAAAACAGAGGCACAATAATTAATGTAGCTTCCATTGCTGGTAAGCAAGCATTTGCGAATTGGGGAGCTTACAGCGTTAGCAAAGCGGGCGTAATTGCTCTTTCTCAAGCACTTGCTCAAGAAGAACGCAACAACGGGATTCGCGTTACTGCGATTTGTCCAGGTGCAGTAAATACAGAAATTTGGGATACAAAAACTGTAAACGCCGACTTTGACCGCTCAAATATGCTTACACCAGAGATTGTTGCCCAGTCGATTCTTCACACTGTGTTGTTGCCAAAACAAGCAGTTGTGGATGAATTAACTTTAATGCCTAGCGCAGGAGTTTTATAA
- the folE gene encoding GTP cyclohydrolase I FolE: MTIASSNGSNYSQSPLIPNLEDAVNPRPDRNTKGGSQPSLYPPSEEQMEQMKDAVRTMLLGVGEDPEREGLLKTPKRVAEAMRFLTSGYSQSLDDLVNGAIFDEGHNEMVLVRDINFFSLCEHHMLPFMGKAHVAYIPNQKVVGLSKLARIVEMYSRRLQVQERLNRQIAEAIQEILDPQGVAVVMEATHMCMAMRGVQKPGSWTVTSAMLGVFEQEQKTREEFFSLIRHQPAFF, from the coding sequence ATGACTATTGCTAGTTCCAACGGTTCCAATTATTCTCAATCTCCTCTGATTCCAAACTTAGAAGATGCTGTAAATCCCAGACCAGACCGAAATACTAAAGGTGGTTCCCAACCTAGTTTATATCCTCCCTCAGAGGAACAGATGGAGCAGATGAAGGATGCCGTAAGAACGATGCTTTTAGGAGTTGGAGAAGATCCAGAAAGAGAAGGATTACTCAAAACACCAAAGCGCGTAGCAGAAGCAATGCGGTTTCTTACGAGTGGCTACAGTCAATCTTTAGACGACTTAGTGAATGGTGCCATATTCGACGAAGGACACAACGAAATGGTGTTAGTCCGCGATATCAACTTCTTTAGTTTGTGCGAACATCATATGTTGCCATTCATGGGTAAAGCCCACGTTGCTTATATCCCCAATCAGAAAGTTGTTGGACTAAGCAAACTGGCTCGAATTGTAGAAATGTACTCTCGTCGCTTGCAAGTTCAAGAAAGGTTAAATCGACAAATTGCTGAAGCAATCCAAGAAATTCTCGACCCACAAGGTGTTGCAGTTGTCATGGAAGCTACACATATGTGCATGGCAATGCGGGGAGTGCAAAAACCAGGATCTTGGACTGTAACTAGTGCTATGTTAGGAGTTTTCGAGCAAGAACAGAAAACCCGCGAAGAATTTTTTAGTTTAATTCGTCACCAACCAGCCTTCTTTTAA
- a CDS encoding phosphoribosylanthranilate isomerase, translating into MRVKICGITQPQQGKTIASLGATALGFICVPSSPRYVAPEQIKAVIEQLPQQIDKIGVFANSSKEEIAQTVAETGLTGVQLHGDESLEFCQQLRELLSNVEIIKALRIRDADDFDKAKTYTKHVDTLLLDAYHPQQLGGTGKTLNWDTLQKFHPDCPWFLAGGLTPQNILEALNKVSPNGIDLSSGVEIAPGDKDLGKVGELFEKLGKERG; encoded by the coding sequence ATGCGAGTAAAAATCTGCGGAATCACTCAACCACAGCAGGGTAAAACCATTGCTTCTCTTGGTGCGACAGCATTAGGATTTATTTGCGTACCCTCGTCGCCAAGGTACGTCGCCCCGGAGCAAATTAAAGCGGTAATCGAACAGTTGCCGCAACAAATCGATAAAATCGGCGTTTTCGCAAACTCCAGCAAAGAAGAAATTGCTCAAACTGTTGCGGAAACAGGATTAACCGGGGTACAACTCCACGGAGACGAATCACTTGAATTTTGTCAGCAGCTACGGGAGCTTTTATCAAACGTAGAAATTATCAAAGCCCTAAGAATCAGGGATGCTGATGATTTTGATAAAGCAAAAACCTATACAAAACATGTAGACACCTTATTATTAGATGCCTACCATCCCCAGCAATTAGGAGGTACCGGAAAAACATTGAATTGGGATACCTTGCAAAAATTTCATCCCGATTGCCCCTGGTTTTTAGCCGGTGGGTTGACACCGCAAAATATTTTAGAAGCTTTAAATAAAGTAAGTCCCAATGGCATTGATTTATCAAGTGGAGTTGAAATAGCTCCTGGAGATAAGGATTTAGGTAAAGTTGGTGAGTTGTTTGAGAAACTCGGGAAAGAGAGGGGGTAG
- the psaK gene encoding photosystem I reaction center subunit PsaK, whose amino-acid sequence MISSILFAVQPTVPPTPSWNPTVGIIISVCSLIMVLLAPKVIRYPQVGPKFPGPIPLSVPAFVGAMCLGHAIGIGIVLGLTNIGQL is encoded by the coding sequence TTGATTTCATCAATATTATTTGCAGTTCAACCAACAGTTCCCCCTACACCTAGTTGGAATCCTACTGTAGGAATAATTATTAGCGTTTGCTCTCTAATAATGGTTTTGTTGGCTCCCAAGGTTATTCGCTATCCTCAAGTAGGGCCTAAATTTCCCGGACCTATACCTTTGAGCGTACCAGCATTTGTTGGCGCTATGTGTTTGGGACACGCTATCGGTATCGGTATTGTTTTGGGATTGACTAACATCGGTCAATTGTAA
- a CDS encoding site-2 protease family protein translates to MQTNWRVGSLFGIPLYLDPLWFLILGLATLNFGVSYQELGSAQAWSIGVIMALLLFGSVILHELGHSLVAQKQGIKVNSITLFLFGGIAAIEEESNTPGEAFQVAIAGPLVSVVLFFLLRFASEIIPDTIALHMMLGDLARINLVLALFNLIPGLPLDGGQVLKSALWKVTGNRYKAVRLAARAGQILGYAAIALGLVVDYLTGELVTGLWIALLGWFAIRNATTYLRVSILQEKLLEIVAKDAMAREFRVVDADKSLRSFADEYLLASNKSQVYFADRDGRYQGMVCLDDLRVIERSLWETQTVQSIVSPLNEIPTVEESTNLVEVITKLEKENLQRVTVLSPAGAVAGLIDRGDILRSLAQKINLRISDADIKRVKEEGSYPPGLQLATIAKSIK, encoded by the coding sequence ATGCAAACTAATTGGCGAGTCGGCTCTTTATTTGGAATTCCACTATATTTAGACCCTTTATGGTTTTTGATTTTAGGTTTAGCAACACTTAATTTTGGAGTATCTTATCAGGAATTAGGAAGCGCTCAAGCTTGGAGTATTGGGGTAATAATGGCGTTATTGCTGTTTGGCTCCGTAATTTTACATGAATTAGGTCATAGTTTAGTAGCGCAGAAGCAAGGAATTAAAGTTAATTCAATTACTTTATTTTTGTTTGGTGGAATCGCTGCTATTGAGGAAGAATCCAACACTCCCGGAGAGGCATTTCAAGTCGCGATCGCAGGTCCTTTGGTAAGTGTGGTGCTGTTCTTTTTACTACGATTTGCATCTGAAATTATCCCAGATACGATTGCTCTACACATGATGCTGGGTGATTTAGCAAGAATTAATTTAGTTTTAGCGTTATTTAATTTAATACCGGGCTTGCCTCTAGACGGAGGACAAGTTTTAAAATCAGCACTTTGGAAAGTTACGGGAAATCGTTATAAGGCAGTACGTTTAGCAGCAAGAGCAGGACAAATTTTAGGTTATGCTGCGATCGCGTTGGGTTTGGTAGTAGATTATTTAACGGGTGAGTTAGTTACGGGTTTATGGATTGCTTTGTTGGGTTGGTTTGCTATTCGCAACGCTACAACTTATCTGCGAGTTAGTATCTTACAAGAAAAGTTATTAGAAATAGTTGCTAAAGATGCAATGGCGAGGGAATTTCGCGTTGTTGATGCAGATAAAAGTTTGCGCTCTTTTGCTGACGAGTATTTATTAGCAAGTAACAAATCGCAAGTTTATTTTGCCGATAGAGATGGACGTTATCAGGGAATGGTTTGTCTGGATGATTTACGGGTTATCGAAAGAAGTTTGTGGGAAACTCAAACCGTGCAAAGTATAGTAAGTCCGTTGAATGAAATTCCCACGGTGGAAGAATCAACAAATTTAGTTGAAGTTATTACTAAACTAGAAAAAGAAAATTTGCAGCGCGTTACCGTACTTTCACCTGCTGGTGCTGTAGCAGGTTTAATTGATAGAGGAGATATTCTCCGCTCGTTGGCACAAAAAATAAACTTACGCATCAGCGATGCTGATATCAAAAGGGTGAAAGAGGAAGGAAGTTATCCACCAGGATTGCAGCTAGCAACAATCGCAAAATCTATTAAATAA
- a CDS encoding DUF1636 domain-containing protein → MNNQHQILVCSSCASIWKDGKRVGTSGGEKLLKEIEEKHQDWLLSKEFTVKSVECMSACSHSCAVAFTASGKMTYLFGDLNYDSEALSETSSAVLECASLYYEKPDGKMAWSERPQSMKKGVLARIPATVNSEQ, encoded by the coding sequence ATGAATAATCAACATCAAATTTTAGTTTGTTCTAGTTGTGCGAGTATCTGGAAAGATGGAAAGCGGGTAGGCACTAGCGGCGGCGAAAAGTTATTAAAAGAAATCGAAGAAAAACATCAAGATTGGTTGCTATCAAAAGAATTTACGGTGAAATCTGTAGAATGCATGAGTGCTTGCAGCCATTCTTGTGCTGTAGCTTTTACCGCATCGGGTAAAATGACCTATTTATTCGGTGACTTGAATTACGATTCAGAAGCACTTTCCGAAACATCTTCCGCAGTGCTTGAATGTGCAAGTCTATATTACGAAAAACCAGATGGTAAGATGGCTTGGTCGGAACGTCCGCAATCTATGAAAAAAGGTGTTTTAGCAAGAATTCCGGCGACAGTTAACAGTGAGCAGTGA
- the cbiD gene encoding cobalt-precorrin-5B (C(1))-methyltransferase CbiD codes for MSPNPLPGYTLPVFAVAAAKAALINLQRYLDSYLDNNLEKIAEKLSSISLDLLDGSAEIPIEQVAVLDSDTALGITLSNPGDNLDLTRNTPIWALVKFFPRRNPIQEQILTLEAGEGLGKTATGEAAIYSFARRLFDANLLPLIPEDKTLTVKIILPQGRELAKRTSNEAFGILEGLSLLGTSGISQPLSAAVHLEEFRDVLREKVKTHRNLVFCIGANGYSVAESLSIPESTIVPTGNWLGALLVEAGLYKAESVLLLGYQGKLIKLAGGIFNTSSHIADAKLEIIAAAVVEVGGNIEAVRAVLGVKTADAAHKKLIELGLADRVFSNLAEKISRKAESYVKKYADVEMKVGVVLFDRKGEVIYEGMGNKE; via the coding sequence TTGTCTCCTAATCCTCTCCCCGGTTACACTTTACCTGTCTTTGCGGTGGCTGCTGCGAAGGCTGCTTTGATTAATTTACAAAGGTATTTAGATAGTTATCTAGATAATAATCTTGAAAAGATTGCAGAAAAATTATCGTCGATTTCTCTAGATTTACTCGATGGAAGTGCGGAAATTCCGATTGAGCAAGTTGCTGTTTTAGATAGCGATACTGCTTTGGGAATTACTTTGAGCAATCCTGGCGATAATTTAGATTTAACTAGAAATACTCCTATTTGGGCTTTGGTAAAATTCTTTCCCCGAAGAAATCCAATACAGGAACAAATACTAACTTTGGAAGCTGGAGAAGGTTTGGGTAAAACTGCGACGGGGGAAGCTGCGATTTACAGTTTTGCTCGTCGTTTGTTTGATGCTAATTTATTACCTTTAATTCCTGAAGATAAGACGTTAACCGTAAAAATTATTCTTCCTCAAGGAAGGGAATTAGCAAAACGTACTTCTAATGAAGCATTTGGAATCTTGGAAGGTTTGTCTTTGTTGGGAACTAGCGGTATTTCTCAACCGCTTTCTGCTGCCGTACATTTGGAAGAGTTTCGCGATGTTTTGCGAGAGAAGGTGAAAACTCATCGCAATCTAGTTTTTTGTATTGGTGCTAATGGTTACTCTGTTGCCGAAAGTTTGTCTATTCCGGAATCGACAATAGTTCCTACTGGTAATTGGTTGGGGGCTTTGCTGGTGGAAGCGGGATTGTATAAAGCAGAGTCAGTATTGTTGTTGGGATATCAGGGCAAGTTGATTAAGTTAGCGGGAGGAATTTTTAATACTTCCAGTCATATAGCTGATGCGAAGTTAGAAATTATTGCTGCTGCTGTGGTGGAAGTTGGGGGAAATATTGAAGCTGTAAGGGCTGTTTTAGGAGTTAAGACAGCGGATGCAGCTCATAAAAAGTTAATCGAATTGGGTTTAGCCGATCGAGTTTTTAGTAATTTGGCTGAAAAAATAAGTCGGAAAGCAGAAAGTTACGTGAAGAAGTATGCGGATGTGGAGATGAAGGTTGGAGTAGTTTTGTTTGATAGGAAGGGGGAAGTTATTTATGAGGGAATGGGAAATAAGGAATAA
- a CDS encoding DUF4112 domain-containing protein, whose protein sequence is MDTAKKLATLKRIRKFSRLMDTAIGIPGTKFRIGLDPILGIIPGAGDVISTIVSGYIIYLATRVGVSNDNLKKMIFNVGLEFVVGTVPLLGDVFDAFYKSNIRNLAILEDHIVATEPELEKADTELSAKIPVASV, encoded by the coding sequence ATGGATACAGCAAAAAAACTCGCGACTCTTAAACGAATTCGTAAATTTAGTCGGCTGATGGATACCGCTATCGGTATTCCCGGTACAAAGTTCCGCATTGGATTAGACCCAATCCTCGGTATAATTCCCGGTGCTGGAGATGTTATTAGCACAATCGTTTCTGGCTACATTATTTATCTGGCGACTCGTGTAGGTGTATCGAATGATAACCTCAAAAAAATGATTTTTAATGTTGGTTTGGAATTTGTTGTTGGTACGGTACCTTTATTAGGTGACGTATTTGACGCTTTTTACAAATCAAACATTCGTAATTTAGCTATTTTGGAAGATCATATTGTGGCAACTGAGCCGGAATTAGAAAAAGCTGATACAGAATTGTCAGCTAAAATCCCGGTAGCGTCGGTTTAA
- a CDS encoding Hsp20/alpha crystallin family protein has product MALVRYNPWQEMNALQRSFNRLFDDMLANDDSDIGNLSKVPAAELSETDDAVTLKLEVPGMNAKDLDIQVTEKAVSIRGERKEEKTTEENGTKRSEFRYGKFERVIPLPTRIQNTDVKADYKDGILNLHLPKAQEEKNKVVKVNLEQTEA; this is encoded by the coding sequence ATGGCTTTAGTACGTTACAATCCTTGGCAAGAAATGAACGCTTTGCAAAGAAGTTTCAATCGTTTATTTGACGATATGCTTGCTAATGACGATTCGGATATTGGTAATCTTTCAAAAGTACCTGCGGCTGAGTTGTCGGAAACCGATGACGCTGTTACCTTGAAGTTGGAAGTTCCAGGTATGAATGCAAAAGACTTGGATATTCAAGTTACAGAGAAAGCGGTTTCTATTAGAGGAGAGCGCAAAGAAGAGAAAACAACTGAAGAAAACGGCACTAAAAGAAGTGAGTTCCGTTATGGTAAGTTTGAGCGCGTAATTCCTTTACCAACACGCATTCAAAATACTGATGTTAAAGCTGATTATAAAGATGGTATTTTGAATCTACATTTACCAAAGGCTCAAGAAGAAAAGAACAAAGTAGTTAAAGTTAACCTTGAGCAAACCGAAGCATAA
- a CDS encoding cobalt-precorrin-6A reductase, protein MLKILILGGTQEAVELAKKAANLPNIEVKLSLAGRTSQAVTSKDSRIGGFGGIAGLIEYLQAERIDLIIDATHPFAAKISHHAATAAESLGLPRLMLIRPEWELVPGDKWIEVVNIESAPETLPDLAKRVFLTIGRQELTAFSQLENIWFLMRMIEKPASDIVLPKGLLLFKQGPFDNDSEKQLLEEYKIDTVVSKNSGGSATYAKIIAARELGIKVVMIKRPMLPQGELVEDVDSVLQWIKRF, encoded by the coding sequence TTGCTAAAAATATTAATTCTCGGTGGAACTCAAGAAGCTGTGGAGTTAGCAAAAAAAGCTGCTAATCTCCCTAATATAGAAGTAAAATTATCTCTTGCAGGTCGTACCAGTCAAGCTGTTACATCTAAAGATTCGCGTATCGGCGGTTTTGGTGGAATTGCAGGATTAATTGAATATTTGCAAGCAGAAAGAATTGATTTAATTATTGATGCAACACATCCTTTTGCAGCAAAAATCTCTCATCATGCAGCAACTGCGGCAGAAAGTTTGGGATTACCGCGATTAATGTTGATTCGTCCAGAATGGGAATTAGTTCCAGGGGATAAATGGATAGAAGTTGTAAATATCGAATCAGCACCGGAAACTTTACCGGATTTGGCAAAGCGAGTGTTTTTAACAATTGGTAGACAAGAATTAACTGCTTTTTCACAACTTGAAAATATCTGGTTTCTCATGCGAATGATTGAAAAACCGGCTTCAGATATTGTATTACCAAAAGGGTTACTTTTATTTAAACAAGGTCCCTTTGACAATGATTCAGAAAAACAGTTACTAGAAGAATATAAGATTGATACTGTTGTGAGTAAAAATAGTGGCGGCAGCGCAACCTATGCAAAAATTATTGCGGCGCGGGAGTTAGGAATAAAGGTTGTGATGATAAAACGCCCGATGCTTCCCCAGGGGGAATTAGTGGAAGATGTTGATAGTGTTTTGCAATGGATTAAGAGATTTTAG